In one window of Spartobacteria bacterium DNA:
- a CDS encoding ATP-binding protein, which yields MKSSAQITPYELIVPGDLKSLSLIRMVVKEVGLKIGIHPDYIDKIEVAVDEACTNVIEHGYDGMEPHPPVEIHMNCDGRQFVVDIVDSGPAFNFDRSVRHEFPDHWLNTDQTRGAGLYLMFCMMDDIDYQRLPDLRNRMRLVKKIDV from the coding sequence ATGAAATCGTCTGCGCAAATCACACCCTATGAACTGATTGTTCCCGGTGATCTGAAATCGCTGTCGCTGATACGTATGGTCGTTAAGGAAGTGGGTTTGAAAATCGGTATTCATCCGGATTATATCGATAAAATTGAAGTGGCGGTTGACGAGGCATGCACTAACGTCATTGAGCATGGGTATGACGGGATGGAGCCGCATCCGCCTGTGGAAATTCATATGAACTGTGACGGCAGGCAGTTTGTCGTTGATATCGTAGATTCGGGCCCCGCGTTTAATTTTGATCGCAGTGTTCGGCATGAATTTCCTGATCACTGGCTAAATACCGATCAGACACGCGGTGCGGGACTTTATCTGATGTTCTGTATGATGGATGATATTGATTATCAGCGCCTTCCAGATCTGAGAAACCGTATGCGGCTGGTAAAGAAGATTGATGTCTAA
- a CDS encoding anti-sigma factor antagonist yields MIDAMLQLHVDTDDASGLTTVSCAGGLDASNLALFRAQMDPFFHEGDYDVLLDCQDITYASSQVFGLLSCYYKKNRTKGRIFALCNTSKQINSILDILGLSNIFQIFATREEALNMLSANR; encoded by the coding sequence ATGATTGATGCAATGTTGCAACTGCATGTCGATACGGACGATGCATCTGGTTTGACCACTGTTTCCTGTGCCGGGGGGCTGGATGCTTCGAATCTAGCCTTGTTCAGGGCGCAGATGGATCCGTTTTTTCATGAAGGAGATTATGATGTCCTTCTTGATTGTCAGGACATTACTTATGCCAGCAGTCAGGTGTTCGGACTGCTGTCGTGTTACTACAAAAAAAATCGGACGAAAGGGCGCATTTTTGCTCTCTGCAATACATCGAAACAGATAAACAGTATTCTTGATATTTTAGGTCTGTCGAATATTTTCCAGATCTTTGCCACGAGGGAAGAAGCCCTTAACATGCTGTCCGCAAACAGATAG